The window CCGATCCAGCCCGGCGGCCTTCGCGGCGAGGTACGCGCCTTCGGCCATCGGGTCGTTCTGGGCGTAGACGGCCTGGATTTCCGGGTGCGCCTTGAACACCGCGTCCGCCTGCTGCTGGCCCTTTTCCCGCAGCCAGTCACCGTCCACAGTGGTCACGATGTCGATGCCGCGGCCTTCGATGCCCTTCGCGAAGCCGTCCTGACGCTCCTTCGCCGGAGTCGACCCGGCGAGCCCGCGGATCTCGGCGATCTTGCCGCCCTGGGGCAGGATCCTGTCGGCCAGGTACTGCCCGGCCTGCCGGCCGATGTCGACGTTGTCGGCGCCGATCCACTGCGTGTACGCGGCGCCGTCGACCTTGCGGTCCAGCACCAGCACCGGGATGCCCTTGTCGTAGGCCTTCTTGACCACCGCGGTCAGCGGCGTGGCTTCGTTGGGGCTGATGATCAGCAGGTCGATCCGCTGCGTCAGGAAGTTCTCGACGTCGGCGACCTGCTTGGCGTTGTCCTGCTGCGCGTCGGCGAAGGTGACGGTGAACTGCGGGTACTGCTTCGCCGCGCGGGCGATGTCGTCGTCCATCTGCTTGCGGTACGGCTCGGCGACGTTGGCCTGGCTGACCCCGATGGTGTACTTCCCCGCGGCGCCCTTGCAGGCCGCGGCCGCCGTCGTCGCCCCTGGCCCGGAGTTCTCGTGCGTGGTGCCGCAGGCGGCCAGGACGAGGACGAGCGCGGGTATCAAGAAGTGCTTTCCGGACATCTCTTCTTCCCCTCTACGGTGTGGGCCGCAGCCGCTGCAGGCCCGCGGCGACCACGATGACCAGGCCTTTGATCAGGAGCTGCACGTTCGGGTCGACGCTGTTGAGCGCCAGGATGTTGTTGAGCACGCCCAGCAGCAGCGCGCCGGCGATGGTCCCGGACACCGAGCCGCGCCCGCCCGAGAGCGCCGTGCCGCCGATCACGACCGCGGCGATCGCGTCGAGTTCGTAGCCGCTGCCGTCGTTGGGACTGCCCTGGTTCAGCTGGCCGGCGTGGATGATCCCGGCCAGCGCGGCTAGCAGCCCGCTCAGGCCGTATACCAGCACCTTGACCCGGGTGACGGCGACCCCGGACAGGCGGGCGGCCTGCTCGTTGCCGCCGATCGCGTAGACGTGGCGGGCGAACGCGCTGGTGCGCAGGAACACGACGGCGAGCACGGCGACCACCGCGAAGATCACCGCGGGAACGGGCACCAGCCCGTCGAACGTCCGCTCTCCGAGCAGCGAGAACGCGACGGGCGCTTCCCCGGGGCCGTCGCCGTAGGAGATCTGCACGCCTTGGCCGCCGGACCAGATCCGGGCGAGCCCGCGCGCGACCTGCAGCCCGGCGAGGGTGACGATGAACGCCTGGATGCCGAACACCGCCGACGCGACGCCCTGCAGCAGCCCGAAGAGCAGGCCCGCGGCGAGCACCACGAGCACGGCGGGCAGCACCCCGAGACCGTTCTGGACGAGCAGCACGGCCGAGCCGACCGCGGCGAGCCCGAGCACGGCCCCGACCGAGAGGTCGATCCCGCCGATCAGGATCACGAACGTCATGCCGATGGCGATGATGCCGATTTCCGAGATGGCGCGGACGACGTTGAACAGGTTCTCGCTGTCGAGGAAGAGCAGGTCGCCGTCGTGGGACGGCGAGAACACGACCGCCGCGACGAGCACCAGCGCGAGGCCGAACAAGCTCTGGAAGCGGAACAGCGTGTCGACGGCGGCGGCGGCGCGCCGCGTCGGGAGGAACTCGGCCGTGGTCATCGCGTTTCCCCCATCGCCGCGGCCAGCAGCTCGGCTTCGCCCGCGTCGTGCGTGTCGAGTTCTCGGCTGCTCCGGCCGTCGTGCAGGACGACGACGCGGTCGCACAGCCCGACCAGCTCGGCGGGCTCGGACGAGGCGAGCAGGACGCCGATGCCGCGGGCGGCCGCGGCGGCGAGCAGCTGGTAGATCTCCGCCTTCGCGCCGACGTCGACGCCGCGGGTCGGCTCGTCGAGCAGGAGCAGCTTCGGCTCGGTGAGCAACGCCCGGCCCAGCACGACCTTCTGCTGGTTGCCGCCCGAGAGCGTGCCGACGAGGTCGGCGAGGCCGCCCTTCACCTTCAGCTCGGTGAGCACCTTCGCCACGACGTCGTTCTCGCGCCGGCGGGTGAGGAACCCCGCCGTGGCCAGTCTGTCCACAACGGACAGTGCGGTGTTGGCGCGGACGGAATGGGGGAGGGCCAACCCGGCGACGCGGCGATCCTCCGGCACGAGTGCGAGTCCGAGCTTGACGGCGTGGCGCGGGCTCCTCGGGCGGATTTCCCGGCCGTGCAAGGACATGCGCCCGTACCACCGCCCCCGCGTCCCGGCGCCGAAGAGCGTCTCCAGGAGTTCCGTGCGG of the Amycolatopsis sp. NBC_01488 genome contains:
- a CDS encoding substrate-binding domain-containing protein, coding for MSGKHFLIPALVLVLAACGTTHENSGPGATTAAAACKGAAGKYTIGVSQANVAEPYRKQMDDDIARAAKQYPQFTVTFADAQQDNAKQVADVENFLTQRIDLLIISPNEATPLTAVVKKAYDKGIPVLVLDRKVDGAAYTQWIGADNVDIGRQAGQYLADRILPQGGKIAEIRGLAGSTPAKERQDGFAKGIEGRGIDIVTTVDGDWLREKGQQQADAVFKAHPEIQAVYAQNDPMAEGAYLAAKAAGLDRKIKFIGIDGLPIPSGGIKAVEAGRLAATFVYPTGGREAVASAKSILVDCAKPAKTQLLPTQLVTPANAAEVYAKGNG
- a CDS encoding ABC transporter permease; the encoded protein is MTTAEFLPTRRAAAAVDTLFRFQSLFGLALVLVAAVVFSPSHDGDLLFLDSENLFNVVRAISEIGIIAIGMTFVILIGGIDLSVGAVLGLAAVGSAVLLVQNGLGVLPAVLVVLAAGLLFGLLQGVASAVFGIQAFIVTLAGLQVARGLARIWSGGQGVQISYGDGPGEAPVAFSLLGERTFDGLVPVPAVIFAVVAVLAVVFLRTSAFARHVYAIGGNEQAARLSGVAVTRVKVLVYGLSGLLAALAGIIHAGQLNQGSPNDGSGYELDAIAAVVIGGTALSGGRGSVSGTIAGALLLGVLNNILALNSVDPNVQLLIKGLVIVVAAGLQRLRPTP